One Helianthus annuus cultivar XRQ/B chromosome 7, HanXRQr2.0-SUNRISE, whole genome shotgun sequence genomic region harbors:
- the LOC118480319 gene encoding protein CLAVATA 3-like produces the protein MAFEPKSLSVSFLLLLCLFLVLQLSDGAEATTLYNGSILKDISNRKLLVVNGLEAKEAVLNMGGKSKKEEEEEEGWELRAAPLGPDPLHHHGADPQKPRTP, from the exons atggcTTTCGAACCCAAATCACTTTCTGTGTCCTTCCTTTTGCTGCTGTGCTTGTTTCTTGTGCTGCAACTCTCTG ATGGTGCCGAAGCAACCACCCTCTACAATGGTTCCATTCTGAAAGATATCAGTAATAGGAAG TTATTGGTGGTGAATGGTTTGGAAGCAAAAGAAGCAGTGTTGAACATGGGTGGCAAGAGTAAAAAAGAGGAGGAAGAGGAGGAGGGTTGGGAGCTAAGGGCAGCACCATTGGGTCCAGACCCACTTCACCATCACGGTGCCGACCCCCAAAAGCCACGCACCCCTTGA